One Desulfonatronum sp. SC1 genomic region harbors:
- a CDS encoding MotA/TolQ/ExbB proton channel family protein, with the protein MPDIAYLHIFLRASWIIQGVYLLLGTMSVICWGLVFAKLIQFRRLSKTVTEDTETLREARELQAAFLNLSPGSITQTLAQAGHDEYLELQGLGLPQGERAQIVLESLRHTLRDEVRRQADAGFRPLTFLGVCANAAPLMGLFGTVWGIFHSFQGFSELSRAANLMIVGQGLGEALGTTIVGLLVAIPATLFYNYFLSRLGALERNLAHFAQLFLKLVKHDLHRQRTPEPDHSR; encoded by the coding sequence ATGCCCGACATCGCCTACCTGCACATCTTCCTTCGCGCATCCTGGATCATCCAGGGCGTGTATCTTCTGCTGGGAACAATGTCCGTGATCTGCTGGGGGCTGGTCTTCGCCAAGCTGATCCAATTTCGCCGCTTGTCCAAAACCGTGACCGAAGACACGGAGACATTGCGGGAGGCCAGGGAGCTTCAGGCCGCCTTTCTCAACCTCTCCCCGGGCTCCATCACCCAGACGTTGGCCCAGGCCGGACACGACGAGTACCTGGAACTCCAGGGGCTAGGCCTGCCTCAGGGCGAACGCGCCCAGATCGTCCTGGAGAGCTTGCGGCATACGCTCCGGGATGAAGTCCGCCGACAGGCCGACGCCGGTTTTCGCCCCCTGACCTTTCTGGGCGTCTGCGCCAATGCCGCGCCCCTGATGGGCCTGTTCGGCACGGTCTGGGGCATCTTCCATTCCTTTCAGGGCTTCAGCGAACTCAGCCGGGCCGCCAATTTGATGATCGTAGGCCAGGGGCTGGGCGAAGCCCTGGGAACCACTATCGTCGGTCTGCTGGTGGCCATTCCGGCGACCCTGTTCTACAACTACTTCCTCAGCCGCCTCGGCGCATTGGAACGCAACCTCGCCCACTTCGCCCAACTCTTCCTGAAGCTCGTCAAGCACGACCTGCACCGGCAACGGACTCCGGAGCCGGATCATTCGCGCTGA
- a CDS encoding thioesterase family protein translates to MKNHDFTLEMSVRDYECDMQGIVNNAIYQNYLEHARHECMKSVGIDFKQYTMMGVYFVVVRAEIDYKSALTSGDSFVVGLSLIKESRLRMVFYQDIHRLPDQKLVLKAKITATALNQQGKPEIPKEVEDVIKARFQRE, encoded by the coding sequence ATGAAAAACCATGACTTCACTCTGGAAATGTCCGTTCGGGACTATGAATGCGACATGCAAGGGATCGTGAACAACGCCATTTATCAAAATTATCTCGAACATGCCCGCCATGAATGCATGAAGTCAGTGGGCATTGATTTCAAGCAATATACCATGATGGGGGTCTATTTCGTCGTGGTCCGGGCGGAAATCGACTACAAGAGCGCCCTGACCAGCGGGGATTCCTTTGTCGTCGGCCTGAGCCTGATCAAGGAGTCCCGGCTGCGGATGGTTTTTTACCAGGACATCCACCGCCTTCCGGACCAAAAGCTCGTGCTCAAGGCAAAGATCACCGCCACGGCCCTGAACCAACAGGGCAAGCCGGAAATCCCCAAAGAGGTGGAGGACGTTATCAAGGCGCGTTTTCAGCGCGAATGA
- a CDS encoding glycosyltransferase family 4 protein — MSFGPGLSFLAPVFAALFSSAVLTAYLTSGRARLRILDHPNERSLHHTPVPRTGGLAILAGLAVGMIVALAMDVLALGASGEWETEMLIRGAFPELLWLVGGALLVAMVSFVDDRKGVGVVPRFAVHVAAAFVLLAGGLAPRALDLGVWVWAWPMSLGVLFSGLFMVWMTNLYNFMDGMDGFAGGMGLIGFGFLGLFGLLAGESGYALVCWSTALACLGFLVFNYPPARIFMGDTGASSLGFWAGALILWADGRGMFPFWAGVLVFSPFIVDATVTLLRRLLAGEKVWQAHRSHYYQRLVQLGWGHRKTVLAEYAVMLAAGLSGLFLLQLGNTVWVLPGLTCWTLIYLVLAMLVGRMERRLSSKNRAGIV; from the coding sequence ATGAGCTTTGGCCCCGGCTTGTCTTTCCTCGCGCCCGTATTCGCGGCGCTCTTCTCCAGCGCGGTCCTGACCGCTTACCTGACATCCGGCAGGGCTCGGTTGCGCATCCTGGACCATCCCAACGAGCGTTCCCTGCACCATACCCCCGTGCCGCGGACCGGAGGGTTGGCCATCCTGGCCGGTCTGGCCGTCGGCATGATCGTCGCCTTGGCCATGGACGTCCTTGCCCTTGGAGCATCCGGCGAGTGGGAGACGGAGATGCTGATCCGCGGAGCGTTTCCGGAACTGCTTTGGTTGGTGGGCGGGGCATTGCTGGTGGCCATGGTTTCCTTTGTCGACGACCGCAAAGGCGTTGGAGTGGTTCCCCGGTTTGCCGTGCACGTCGCGGCCGCGTTCGTTCTTCTGGCTGGAGGCTTGGCGCCGCGAGCCCTGGACCTGGGCGTTTGGGTTTGGGCTTGGCCGATGAGCCTGGGGGTTCTTTTTTCCGGCCTCTTCATGGTCTGGATGACTAATCTCTACAATTTCATGGACGGCATGGACGGTTTTGCCGGGGGCATGGGGCTGATCGGGTTCGGCTTTCTGGGTCTGTTCGGCTTGCTGGCCGGCGAGTCCGGTTACGCCCTGGTTTGCTGGAGCACGGCCCTGGCTTGCCTGGGGTTTCTCGTCTTCAATTACCCTCCGGCCAGGATATTCATGGGCGACACCGGGGCCTCCTCCCTGGGATTTTGGGCCGGAGCGCTGATTCTCTGGGCCGACGGCCGGGGGATGTTTCCGTTCTGGGCCGGGGTCTTGGTCTTTTCCCCGTTCATCGTGGACGCCACCGTGACCTTGCTGCGGCGTCTGCTGGCCGGAGAAAAGGTCTGGCAAGCCCATCGCAGCCATTATTACCAACGCCTGGTCCAATTGGGTTGGGGACACCGCAAAACCGTGCTGGCGGAGTACGCCGTGATGCTGGCCGCCGGGCTATCCGGTTTGTTCCTGCTTCAACTCGGAAACACAGTATGGGTTTTACCCGGTCTGACCTGCTGGACATTGATTTATCTTGTCTTGGCGATGCTGGTGGGGCGGATGGAGCGGCGGCTGTCGAGCAAAAACCGGGCGGGAATCGTTTGA
- a CDS encoding SDR family oxidoreductase: MSEKRILVTGANGFVGRALCSALRDQGHAVRAAVRTRSVLDDALPLKSEGVSDEDVVEVGDIDGETDWSDALTGVQVVVHLAGRAHRIQDKAKALSAYRVVNLDGTENMTRQAVKSGVGRVVFVSSIKVNGEQTHGRPFTEDDPPGPEDPYGITKWEAEQVLAEASAATGLEVTILRPPLVHGPGVKGNLLRLMDGIRQGRTLPLGAVRNKRSMLGLENLCSALSLCVAHSTTGTYLLADAETISSRDLVQILAEGMDRKAKLFSVPVAWMEVAAKFAGRQSEFRRLTGSLEVDAGKIRRELGWAPTKSLEDGLLDMARWYMAAKAA, translated from the coding sequence ATGTCGGAGAAACGGATATTGGTCACCGGGGCGAACGGTTTCGTGGGGCGGGCGCTGTGTTCTGCTTTGCGTGATCAGGGTCATGCGGTCCGCGCCGCCGTGCGCACACGAAGCGTTTTGGACGACGCCTTGCCTTTGAAGTCGGAAGGCGTGAGCGACGAGGACGTCGTCGAGGTTGGCGATATTGACGGGGAAACGGACTGGTCCGATGCCTTGACCGGGGTCCAGGTCGTGGTGCATCTGGCCGGGCGGGCGCACAGGATTCAGGACAAGGCCAAGGCTCTGAGCGCCTATCGGGTGGTGAATCTGGACGGCACGGAGAATATGACTCGCCAAGCCGTGAAGAGCGGGGTGGGGCGGGTGGTCTTTGTCAGCTCGATCAAGGTCAACGGGGAGCAGACCCATGGTCGCCCCTTTACCGAGGACGATCCGCCCGGACCCGAGGATCCCTACGGGATCACCAAATGGGAGGCCGAACAGGTTCTGGCCGAGGCATCCGCCGCCACCGGCCTGGAAGTGACGATTCTTCGTCCGCCCCTGGTGCACGGCCCCGGGGTCAAGGGCAACCTGTTGCGGCTGATGGACGGCATCCGTCAGGGCCGGACCTTGCCCCTGGGCGCGGTCCGGAACAAGCGAAGCATGCTCGGTTTGGAGAATCTCTGCTCCGCGCTGAGTCTGTGCGTCGCTCATTCGACGACTGGAACCTATCTCCTGGCGGACGCGGAAACGATTTCGTCTCGTGATTTGGTCCAGATCCTGGCTGAGGGCATGGACCGCAAGGCCAAGCTGTTCTCCGTGCCCGTGGCCTGGATGGAGGTGGCGGCCAAGTTCGCCGGGCGACAATCCGAATTCCGGCGACTGACCGGTTCCCTGGAGGTGGACGCGGGAAAAATCCGGCGCGAACTGGGCTGGGCCCCGACCAAAAGCCTTGAAGACGGCCTGCTGGATATGGCCCGTTGGTATATGGCCGCGAAAGCGGCTTGA